One genomic window of Salvelinus alpinus chromosome 17, SLU_Salpinus.1, whole genome shotgun sequence includes the following:
- the LOC139542500 gene encoding tumor necrosis factor receptor superfamily member 9-like, with protein sequence MHLVLRVLCISMLTLCCLSSAGEIGCKQWTTSAGSPDVCCERCNPGNRLVTRCGPDPEKLCVPCRNETYTTDGTSHSCLRCTQCVGGAQFLKKACTKSKDTECDCRAGFRCGDDHCSFCVEECGKGQEPLPAARSCRNCPDGTFNDKIHEKCKSWRTSCLHPKEHIVAVGDAVSDSKCGIANIVTPEVNTLPSTQADPEGLVWAISASFGVFIILIILFLVIITKKKPEKTAPKEPTLNELTHPTDEPRSLVVTSFHHPQQEQGSSSEILCSQDFETKLLPV encoded by the exons ATGCATCTGGTCCTCAGGGTACTGTGTATCTCTATGCTCACACTGTGTTGCCTGAGTAGCGCTGGTGAGATAGGTTGTAAACAATGGACAACCTCTGCTGGTTCTCCTGATGTCTGCTGTGAAAGGTGCAATCCAG GGAACCGTCTGGTGACACGCTGTGGACCAGACCCAGAAAAGCTCTGCGTTCCATGTAGGAATGAGACCTACACAACTGATGGTACATCACACTCCTGTCTCAGGTGTACTCAGTGTGTAG gtggcgcCCAATTCCTTAAGAAGGCCTGTACAAAAAGCAAGGACACAGAATGTGACTGTAGGGCAGGATTCCGATGTGGTGATGACCACTGTTCCTTCTGTGTTGAGGAGTGTGGGAAAGGCCAGGAACCTCTTCCCGCTGCAC GGTCCTGCCGGAATTGTCCAGATGGGACCTTCAATGACAAAATCCATGAGAAGTGCAAGTCTTGGAGAACAAG CTGTCTGCATCCCAAGGAACACATTGTTGCAGTGGGAGATGCAGTTAGTGACAGCAAGTGCGGCATTGCCAACATTGTAACGCCCGAAGTCAACACCTTACCTTCAACACAGGCGGACCCTGAGG GGCTGGTTTGGGCTATAAGTGCCTCATTTGGGGTCTTTATCATCCTTATCATCTTGTTTCTGGTCATCATCACTAAAAAGAAGCCAGAGAAGACAGCCCCCAAGGAGCCAACCCTTAATGAGCTAACTCACCCTACAG atGAACCCAGGAGCCTGGTGGTGACCAGTTTCCATCACCCTCAGCAGGAGCAGGGCAGCAGCTCTGAAATCCTGTGCTCCCAGGACTTTGAGACCAAGCTCCTGCCTGTGTGA